The Meles meles chromosome 6, mMelMel3.1 paternal haplotype, whole genome shotgun sequence DNA segment GTTTGGACAACCTGCTTTTTTCCACTTAGTCTCTTGTAGACTTTTATCTTTCTAAGTCAGTGCATTTAGAAACTACCACATGCTCTCTGTTTTTTAGTGGCAATAGCATATTCTATATGTCAAGACATTCCATAACATATTTATCATTCCCACAGTGACAGACATATAGGActgttattattcttttaattgtGAAGAAACAGAATAATCTCTTGAAAAATGATACCATTTTGTATTTAGGATCATTTCCTTAGAAGTGGGGCTGCTGGGTTAGGAGGTCTGCATACGCATCGCTGTTTGGAGAGAGATCCCCAAAGTGTCTTCCTCACAGTGCTACCAACTTATACTTCTCCCCAAAATGTATGAGTACACTGAGTTCTTCACATCCAATTATCCATCTTTCAACTGGATTTTGCCATTTATTTGTAAGAGTACAGAATCTATTTTTGGATGTTAAGACCCTGTCTGTTTCAAGACCTGAAAATGCTCTTTTCTTAGGATGTCCTTGTCTTTTGGCTGTTTCATACAGACCCTTAAATGGCCTTTCCCTGCACAATTGCCTGTTGTGAGATTATACAAATTGGGTGCCGAATGGCACAAGCTATCAGAATATACTGTAATTCTATGCAAAGATATACTGATGAACCATTACTCTCTATCTGTGAAAATTGTGTCCTTAACTTTCTGGTTTCAATCATAgtgatgaaagaggaaggagttAACATTACATGAAAGAATGTGAGGGATAGAGCTAGTATTTCATAGAAATGGTTTTAAAGGTATCATCTCCCCATTCCCACTGGTTATAAAGCTTATATTAAGCACTCAGATTCTAGAAgtagtatatataatatgatattcaCCAAAAAATAGAAACCTAGTTTAGAGTCAGCACGGGGTGAGTTTCCATTCTGGAACTCTGGATTTACAACTGTATCATCATTAGGTACTTGCTCTTCCAGTAGCATATCCTATAAGTTCATAaattacaaataaggaaaatttcagagaatCAAGAAACACTGGGAAATACTAAGTATCTCCTTACCTGTTTCTTTAAACTTTCAACCACCTTCTGAACTGCAGCTTTTTCCTGTTTTACAGTTTCTATTTTTTGCCTAAAGGGACAGTGAAAATATAACCTAAGAGTTAGCCTTTACAAGTTGAAGGAAGCAAAACAGTTTTAGTCCTTGCAAAAATGCCTTAAGAAAATTTAAGTATATGTCTTACCACATTTCTTCCTGAGATTCATTTAATTTCCCTAATTTCAGGTTAGAATTGCTATCTTCTTCATTCAAAGTAGTAATTTCATTTCTCAAAATAGAATTTTCTTCTTGAAGCTTCTCAGATTCATATCTGAattacagagattaaaaaaaaaaacaacagttgtAACAAGGCAGTCATCTGGCATTTTTGGAAAATGCTTTCTAGTAACTTCCAATAAAACAAGTTTTCCATGCCAGttagaaagaaaagtctaaattAGTAGACTCTTAGTAATGGAAGTCAAGCTATGACATATTGACTCATTTCTTTTGGGAAGTTAAGAATTTCACGAAAAGACGTTAGGGAAGTGCCTCTAAAACACTTGAGCATAGAGATAGGAATTGAGACTCTGCCCACTAGAGTTGCTAATTTTCTCAGTGGCAAGCATACTGCTTTGAGCAAATAACTTCATTTATCTCAGTCTCAAGTCCTACTTGCTCTGGATGGGAATAAGCTTATTACTTAAGCTTATTAGCTTTAGTTACAGGCCTCAGGTTtcctagagaaagaaaattcactACATAAATCAAAAGACCACACTGAAATATGTACActcattttactttgttaatttcttttcagctcaTTATATTCTGACTTTTAGAACTTCAAAATGGTCTGAAGAAGAAAAACTACATCCAGAATTACTTTGTTTCATATCAAGATATTGCAGAAACATGTAatattttacaagtttttttaaaaaccaaatttgTTAGAAGACAACTGCACTCATAGTATATAAAGTCAAGCGAGCAATGGTTCAAATTAGTCTTATTTCGAGCACATTAGAATCTGATAGCTCTTCAATAAAATTGTACATTCTATGATAAATTTCCATCGTTTACAGAATACCAGCATGTATTTCAACTGCTGTCagtgaaaaactatatgccacaAGGCATGACCTTTTCCCTCTATGAGTACAGGATCGGAGTTCTGACCTTGCCAAGTGAGTTAACAATACACAAAAGGCATTCTCCTGGAACACATTCCGCCATATGACGAAAATAACACTGAGCCAAAACCCAAACCGAACCACTATCAATCCAAATGAGACGCTAGAGAGGAGTTATTAAAGACTTGACGTACACTGATGAGGCACATGGTTAAACGGCAAACACTCTCCACTCCGACACGGCAAACGAATGACACGCATCTCCTACGGGGGACGGGAGTGCCTCCTAGGCCGGGTTATTCTACTTGTTAATACGacacagaagcagaaggaagtcTACAGTAGTGCTCTCTCCTTGAAGACTAGCGGGTTAGTTTCTCTAGGCAGAGCAAGCAGTGGGAGTTAGATGTGGTGAGGTGCTCTCGGGAGTCCGGGGAGCTTAGAAGGTACATACGTTACCTCAGAAGTTCCACTTTCTGTTGCATCTCACTGCACGTGCTTTGCAAGTCGTGCATCATGGCCTTCAGCTCTTCCTCGTTTTCTCCTTGACAAGGTGCGTCCTTCTGCCTAACTACAGCAGTGACTCGCTCCCTCAACTTTCTGGTCAGCTCCTGCAGCTTTTCCTTCTCCAGTTCTAACTCTGCTAGCGTGGCCTGACGCTGCAGGTGTCTGTCTTGAAGGCCTAGGAGAGCGGCGTCCTCCTCCTCCGGTATAACCGGGCTCTGGACACCGGGCCTTTCTCGACGTGTCCGGATCGTTCTGCGCAGCCAGGAGATCTCACGGGCCTGTACTCTTTCCAGGAGCTGTGTGTTCTCCTGCTCGAGGTACTGGTTTTCTTGATAACGTTCCTCTATAACATGGTGCACGTCCGTCACCTTTGCCGCACGCTCTTCCGGGGTCTGATGGAGTTCGAGTACCTTCCCATCAGGCAGGACTCCCAGGGCGGCAAAGGGGGCCTCCCGGGAGGAGAAGCCGTCCCGCCGCAGCCCCACGCTGGCCTGCAGCTTCTCTAGCTTGCCCCGAAGTCTCAACACCAGAACATGCAGCTCCTCGTTTTCTCTTTTTACCTCCTCGTAGCTCTTCTCCAGGCTAAGGAACGCGTCCGTCACCTCGGCCGCCTTCTGGAGCTCATCCTGCAGTTTGAACACTTCCGAAGCGAGTTCTTTGTTGCTCTCTAGGGCTTCGTCGTAGCGCAGCTCGATCACtcgcagctcctcctggaggcAGTCATTTTCCCTGCTGGCATCTTCATACAACAGTTTATACTTGGGGGAAGCCTCGGGGATTCGCTCAAgcatcttcagtttcttcttcagCACACAAACATCGAAGAGCAGGTCCTGTTTCTTTTCGGAGGCTCGACTGCAGTCTGCACGCAGGATCGTCAGTTGCTCCTTAAGCTGACAAATCTGATTCTGCAGGTCCCACGTCTCAGTCCTGGTCCCTTCACTATTTTCCAGCTCGGAAAAGCTCTCCATCGATGCTTCAGACTCCTGCATCTTGACCTCCTGTCTCTGAGCAGAGCTCGTCCCTGGACTGCCCAGATCCTGGGTCTCATCGTCCGGGAGGTCACTGAGGACGCACTGTGGGCTCACACCTTCCACCTGTTTCATCTGGTTTTGCAGCAGGAAGGGCTCTGTTCGTTCCACAGAGTTTCCAAATAAGCCAGTCGCTGGCTCCTCTGAACAAGAGGACGTTACCGACCCTGGCTCTAATGTTTGCAGCTTCTGTCGCAACCTTGAAATTTCTGCAGccattttcacattttccttcaCCGCTCGCTCGTGAGCTCTCTGCAGGCTTAAGAGGACATCTCCGTTCTCTTCCAACAGCTGCTTTCCTTGCTGGAGCAGGGACATGGCTCCACTTCCGTCCGcctcctcctctcctgctgcctggcAGCCAGTCTCTCTCCTGGACGAAGGACAGGCCACCTGCTGCATTTCCTTAATTTTGTTCTGAAGCCTGGAGATTTCGGTGCTCATCTCTGCCCTCTCTCGGTCTGCTTTCTCACAGGTCACTCTGTGGACATTCTCCATGGCCTGAAGTTTGGATGCCATCTCCTGCCGCTCCCAGTCCCGTTCGGTGGTGAGCTTCTCCAGCTGCTGGCTGGCCAGTGGCTCTGAGGTCCCCGCCCGGCCCGGGACTGGCTCGCcgtccctcagctccctctcccgACTGCTCTTCAGCTCGAGGATCTGGTCGGACAGGAGGCTCTGCTGACTCGCCGACACGTTTCTTAGATCTTCCAGGTCTTTGAGAAGCTGCTCCCTCTCAACAACCATACTATTCAAATGTTCTTTGTAGGTTTTCTCCAGCATCTCTCTCTCCTGGGTGAGGACCAGAGAGGTTGCTTTCTCTCTTTGGAGAGTCTCCTTCAGCTGCTCCTGGGCTTCTGCGCACTCCTGGGTGAGCTCGTCCTTCTCGAACTCCCACTGGGATCTCTCCTCACACTGTTGCTCCAGGAGCTCCTTCAGCTGCTGGCGGTAGCACCCTTCCAGGCTCCGCAGAGCGTTCTCACATCTCTCAGTGACTTTCTGACAATCAGCCTGAAACTGGGCTTCTATCTGACAGGTTCTTCTATTACACTCAGtctccattttttccctaaatgtAGTCAACATACAGCATTACTGAAACTGCCACCAACTCCGGaagcaaacaaaacacattttcccATGCACAGAGGAAGcgccagaaaaataaatttaaatgcttTCTAAAAACGGTCTTCACTTATTCCTATGTAACTGATTTCTACAGAGACAGGATCTCATTTCTGAGGGCTAAGACAAGCAGCCATAATCAATTTATATGACCTACCTCTCTGTCTGCATTTAGAGGGAAAATTGAGACACAGACTTCGTTGGCACACTCCTGGATATATTTGTGTTGGAAAACGTAAACTGATATTTCACATCAATGATTAAATGCATATTAATCTGTAACTTGGGAAATACATAAAATTCCTTCATGTTAACTAAGTATACACTGGAGGACAGTAGTCCTGTAAACCATACCTATTAACATAATCATCGTTTTTCCTTCTTGTTTAATAAAGCAGCACCCAGTGAATCAGAGTATGAAGCATCATATTCTTCACATGTGCCTGAGATTTCACGTGAGGAAGGGAAGCACAAAGCAGCATTTCATACTTTTGGCAGCAACAGAACTTTACCCAGAATTTAGCTCACAAATAGCATTTCTCAAACACAATAATTATTCTCATCTGGAACCTGAAAGGATACTTGTTGATATAAGAAATACGGTCTTTGAAAAAAACGAAACAGTTCCAATAATCCCAGGAAAGGTTTATGTCTAAACAATGGCAAAATGGGCTGAGAAACTAAAGAGCCTAGCCAAAGTCACCCTATGTGACTGGAACGTCTGGTGCCCCCAAGGGACAGTGCCCCAGGTTTCTCCATTTTCCCCTATTTTCTTACCTTCCCTCTTGAAGTTCCCTTTGGTGTTTCTCCAAGAGCTCTTTTCGCAACTCCTCTTTCTCAAGAGTGTGCTTCTCCATCAGGCTTTTAAGCTGCTCCTGGTGAAACTGCTCTAGTTCCTGAGTCAAGCCTCTCACCTTCTCTTCTGTCCAGGCACCATTTTGAATGAGTCCTTCTCTCTCTCGATTAAAgctttcctctgcctgctccaGGTGAGCCTTGAGTTCCAACTCATGTTCCAACCTCAGCTTCTCCTGCAGGTGAGTCTTTTCCTCCTCCCATTTCCTTTGCAGTTGTTTTTTCTCGTCCTCGTGTCTACAGATAGTTGTATCTTGTGCCTCCTTGAGCACCACTGCCTGACCCTGAAGTTCTGCTAGTTCACTTTTAAGGTCACTTAATTGTTTTTCCAAGACATGCACTTCATTCTCATACTTTTGCTTCATGTTCTCTTGCTCCTTTTCATAGGCGACCTTGGTTTCATCTAGCTGCTTTTCATAATGGTGCACCTGAGGTCAGAAAGCGAAACCACCACAGTGTTATTCAACTCAAGGCTGTAGAAAGGTGACAGGGGCCGTGGCCACTTTTTGCCTATGAGACAttcttcagttttcccattttaatGACTTGAAACCATGTCAAATAAGATATATTTGAGTCAGGCAtagtttgctttcctttttaacttcactgaatcttattattattatttattagagatgttatttctttgagagaaagcgtgcacacatgcacatgagcagggcaaggggggagcagggcagagggagagaatctcaagcggactctgcactgagtggggaggctgatgcggggctccatcctatgaccctgggtcattacctgagccgaaatcaagagtctgatgtcctaccaactgagccacccaggtgccctgaattttattagtttccagaacaactctaaaaaaaaaaatgactagatTTTCCCATAGATACCATCTGTCTTCCCAGGCATCCTGTCCAGCTGTAAATGTAGGGTGTTAAAATACTTAATTAATTCAAGCATTTCTTGAACACTTATCACAGGCACTCTGTTATGGGGACCCAATGTGAGATAAGAGGTAGTCCTGCCACCCAGGGGAAACCACCCTAGACATGGTTTTGACAAGTACATACAAGCATACCACAAGgcagaatgaaaaatataaaaggtCTAGGAAACAGAGCTACATTGTAACCTGGAGAtccaaagatggaaaagaaatcaCATATGGTCAAGGGTATTTGGGAATGGGTTCATGCAAGAGGTAGCATCTGATATAAACTCTGAAGGGTAAGGAGACTCTTAAGAGTAGGAAAGAAATAACATAGCATGTAATAGCATGAACAAGAGAGGACAGTTTGATGGAGAACAGTGAACTCCTAGTTTGACTAGAGAAGAAGGTAAAAGAGAAGACCAAAAATATAAGTTGAAGCAACACGGTGGAGGGTTTTAGAGGCCAAGATTCAGAACTTGTACCTAATGCTAGCTATATCAAAGGgcttttttggttttattaagaTGTTTTGGAACCAGCTGGAAATAAGGTATTGGCCTTCAAGTTCCATGCTTGCTATATCTgaagataatacattttggagaaACTCTCTCCTAGGAAGAAAAGTCCTCAGGCTCTGCTTATGGAACCATCCTGAGCTACCAGATGCAAGAGGAAATGTATAGAAAGTGATGCTCTATGagtaaaaagaattaagaatgtCCTTCATGCAAATGCTTGTCAGAGCTCAAAGAAATGTACAGGATAAGAAGGACTTACTTTATCTTCAAGCTCCAGTCTCAAGCGACACAAGTCCCTGTGAtgttgttctttcatctgttcaaTGACCAGCTCCGCCTCGATGCTCATGTTCAGTGGATTGCATTCTTCAGAACTGAGCCCTGAAAACACATGGGATCTGTTGACCCTGTGGCAGGTTCTTTCAGTAACACAACTGGCATCTGAGGAAGGGAGGTCCAGCTTAAGGGATAATTTTTAGCCTAAATTACCACTAATGAGATCTACTAGGAAACCATAGGAACCCAAGAGGCTTCTTGTTTTCAagcattaaaaatgaagatgaatgGGCAGTACCATAAGATTCTTTCATGGATAGACTCTGTGCCAGACCTTAACAGAATCCATCTTTTTGAAAAGTAGGTGGGTAGGGGTGGAAATTGTTGTTTAAAGATGACATTCTAAATGAAAATGCCATGGAGTGAGGTAATTCGGTGACACCAACCCACCTTCTATCCCAACCAACAAATACTACGGGACAAACTAGCAGAGGGGCAATATGATAGAAGGCGCCTGGAGGCATTACCTTCATGGGTCAAGATCTCCAATCCACCACTCAGTTATAGAAGATCGAGTATTACAATATTGGTTCCCTATGGTGCAAGTGGAACCCTAATTTCAATTATCAGCtcaaattttataaatacagGGCATGAGTTAGGAACCTAGATATAGCAGTTTGGGAGAAAAATTCGCAACTCATACATATGGGTTCACTTCCACAACTGCCCATGATGATGACTGAGAACAACACTGAAATGTGAAGTGAAAATAGGAGGCTGAGGCAGTATACAGACAAAATGATGATGTCTAATACTATGTGGAAGTCTCTGAAGGGAGGGGATTCAAAAAGGCTTTTCGTGTGGGGGCCCATAGGCATATAGGAGAAAGAGCCTGTCTGGCACCTGGGATTGACAGTCTTGCCTTGGGGtttcttttcatatattgttTCTTTTCAGGTGGCATAGCCCCAGTGTGAGAAGTGATACTTGGAGTATAAGCCTTCCCAAGATGGCACAACTTCACACGCTTATGAGGAGAACCCCCAACAGTATGAAGAAAGTCCCAGAAAAGCTTCTGAGATGCATCATATGATCAGCTGGGTTCCATCCTCACACTACAGTAAAGCCACTGATCACATACTCAGAACCACAGGAAAGGTCTTCTGCTCTCTCCCAGTCCCCTCCCCAATCCCTTATTTATTCTAGAATGAATAGATAAGAAGAGGAATAAACAAACCCTCTAAGAACATGTACTTCTGTAGCAGTAGGGAAAACTATAACAGAAGAATTTATTATGAGCCCTTTCTGAAATGCAAAGTCAGcacaggaaggaggaaaagagctAATAATGAATGTAGCAGGGCTAACTCTGCCTTTCCACCTCACCACTCAAAATCCTTCTCACAGGCACAGTCAACCAACATTGACTTACTTGCTGTTTTACAGAGGCAATGCTGGTATTTAGCACAGCCAGCGTAAGAAACCCAAATTCTGGTTTCTGCTTGGCCTATTCTCCAAAACACTAACCATACTGGTGAGGCACTCAAGAAAGGGAGGACTCCGCACCAGCTCAGTGTCTGAATTCTAACGCTCCCAAGGCCTTAGACTCTCAGACTTGTggtcagttgtttttgttttgttttgttttgttttgtttttaaataaaacaaatatccttgtggtttgatttttccattcttttgttgATACACGTAAAAATCGGATAGATATATTTTCATAAAGactttaaagacaaatgaaaaagtagaCCACAAGTGAAATAGCTCAAGAAAATAGTACTGCcaggttttttagttttgtttttgttggttgcCAAAGTTGTGCAATTTTACATTCAAACATGGCCCTAAAAGCAAAAACTGAAGCCCAGCCTCTGAAAAGATGATGTCGAATGGCTTACCCTGGTCAGGCTCAATGCAAGCCCCATTAGCATCAAGTTCTTCCAACAGTGAGTTCTTCAAGGGAAGTCTCAACACTTTGCCTTGTGTACGAAATTCTTCCAGCTCAGACTGGAGTTCATCCACTTGGTCTTGTAATACCTTGAGTTTAAAAACCAACATTAGTCTTATCTGTGACAGCAAAAGCACAAGcagcaaaagacaaaataaactgGACATcaccaaacaaaaaacctttgttTCGAAGGATATCATGACCTTAAGAAGACCACCCACAGAGTGGCAGAATCGTTTTTGCAAATTATGTggtctgataagggacttgtaacTACAATATATGAGACTACAATATATAGTtactacaactcaataataaaaagacaatccaTTTAAAAATTCGACAAAAGATGTCGGATCTTTTTTCAAAAGAGGGATGCTGATAAGCACTTGAAGAGATACTCAAAGGcttcgtcatcagggaaatgcaaataaaacaccCAGTAAGGTACCACTTCATAACTCCAAGGGATGGCTCGGCTCCAAAAGCCACAGCCAgaacaactgttggcaaggatgtgcagaAACTGGAACGCTcatattggtgggaatgtaaaatggtgcaacccTCTTGGgaaaagtttggcagttcctccaaAGGTTAAACATGCAGTGATCTTCTAACCCAGCAATTCCCCTCCTAGCGagatacccaagagaaatgaaaacctagcCACACGAAAACTTACATACAGATATTCACAGCGGCATTATTCATAACAGACCTACCCCGAAGatcatcaactaatgaatgggtaaataaaatgtgtataaccATATAAGGGACTAGAACGCAgcaataaaaggaaggaagggctgATGCATGCTACAACAAGGACGGGCCATGACAACATTATGGTTAAGTGAAGGAGGCCAGCCACTAACAACCACgtgttatatgattccatttacatgaaatgtaaaGAACAGGTGAATCtacagagacaaaaagtagattatTATTTGCCTACGGTGAGATTATAGCTAAGTGGAGTGGGAgcttcttttgggggtgatgaaaacatTCTAACCTTGATTGATTATGGTAATGATTGTataattctgtgaatatactaaaagatACTGAACTGTACACCTTAAATGGATGAATTGTATGGGTGAATGGTatataaatctattaaaaaaaggaaacactgaatCTAAGGAATTTGGGGAGATAGAGATGACAGATTTTACTAAAGAAATCATAACTTTGAAGATCTATAAGGAAAATACCTCTACTTGATTAGAGCCTAGAGTCAAAACTTAATTGTAAAAGTGGCACTAATGTTTCGTTTCTTTTCTCAAAATGTGCACATGTATTTCCTGAGAAGGCAGGCCATGAGCGCCCTCATAAGGATATgattgttttccttgtttttgtatGAGTACAATTCTCATCTAAAGTAGTTATTACAACTGTTATATTTACCCTTGTTAAGAGCCACAGGTGTTTGtgatttaagggaaaaaaatcccaaattccTAAACTTAGGagagttacttaaaaaaaaaaaaaatcaaagattccTATTATTCATAAggatgtttttgtcttttctggtAGGAATGTATGAGAATTTACTGGCTGAAGACTTGAGTGGTTTTGCTTCATTtgcattttgtaaataaaataaggaatgtattcagaaaaaaaccccaaaaccacaGAACAAATCAAATTACATCAGATTAGGTCTGCAGTGTTTGATTAAGAAAGGCTCATTTTGGAATAAGCCCATCAACATGACCATGTATTTCTCCACTTGGAATGAAACGATATTCTCCTCTAAGCACTAGcaattctcttatttatttatttctcttattgcTCTAGCAATTTCTGACCTAGATAAAGCAGACTTAAATGCCGTTTGCATGATTCCTTAATATTTTGGGTTAAGTGCTTCCTAGGTCCAGGCTGTGTTCTAAGTGCTTCACAAATATTCACCCATTGACTCTTCACAACAAGGTACTGAGCGGGTACCCTCATGTTTCCCATTTTACCAAGGAGGAATTGAGGCGCCCACAGATTATTAAGTGACCTGCCTATGGTCACTAGTAAATGGTGAGGTGGGCTTTGAACCCCAGCCCTCCTGCACCTGTTAGGTTCTCCTTAGTCACTCACCCTGCACTGCTGCTCATATTCGTTTCTCATCTGGGTCAGCCTCTCCTCTTGCAGAAAGAATTCAGCACTGCTGGGATCAAGGTCACCAAACTAGAACCAGAGAAAGGGCATAGTTTTCATTTTCCCCAAGTATCTCTCTTGGACCTTTAGCCCACCAAAAGCCCCAGTTTCTGGTGTTCACCCAGAGGATGGTCTCTTGAGTATGAAAGGAATGTGACATTTAAGCAGAACATTACCAACTGCATGATGGGAAGAAAATACTAGAGCGATGTGTTCAGCTAAGGCAGGGATCACTTCTCAGCACTAGGCAGTATCTTCCCTCGTATCCAAGCTCTGAAATTATATCCCTGCCAAACCGACAGCCTCCTTGAGCCATCAAAATACTTCCCTAATAGAAACTTCCTTGCGGGCATTGCTTCTGCGCTGTTGAGTAAACTACACTTTGGGCTGCATGTCAGGAGTTCACATTTAAACAGATTTACCTTTTCGGCTAGCACGTTTTCCAAATTTCGCTGGAGTTTGTTTGTCAGATTCTCATACTCTGCCAACTTCTCTGCATTTTCCAGAAGCTCATTTTCTAGACGACTATTCTCCTaaagaaatttggagaaattgAATGGGCacagaattaaaaataagcaaggTGCTGAATCTTTTGGGAGGACGCATACATTAATTTGTGCTCTAGATTGAATTTGTCCATCTTGAAAGTCTCAGTAGATGAGAGGACAAAAGTAAGTataaaaaaattgatatttatCTTATAACCCAAAAGTCTACCTCCTCTTTCTTTGACCCTACAGAATGATGCTGTCTAATACAGTAGTGACTAGCTGTCACGTGTGGATAGCGAGCA contains these protein-coding regions:
- the NIN gene encoding ninein isoform X6, whose product is MDEVEQDQHEARLKELFDSFDTTGTGSLGQEELTDLCHMLSLEEVAPVLQETLLQDNLLGRVHFDQFKEALILILSRTLSNEEHFQEPDCSLEAQPKYVKGGKRYGRRSLPEFQESVEEFAEIEPLDGEARPSHTPAGDRNEHWKTQRSEEYEAEGQLRFWNPDDLHASQSGSSAPQDWIEEKLQEVCEDLGITRDGHLNRKKLVSICEQYGLQNVDGEMLEEVFHNLDPDGTMRVEDFFYGLFRNGKSLTPSASTPYRQLKRHLSMQSFDESGRRTTTPSVMTSTIGFRVFSCLDDGMGYASVEKILDSWQEEGIENSQEILKALDFSLDGNVNLTELTLALENELLVTKNGIHQAALASFKAEIRHLLERVDQVVREKEKLRSDLDKAEKLKTLMASEVDDHHAAIERRNEYNLRKLDEEYKERIAALKNELRKEREQILQQVGKQRLELEQEIEKAKTEENYIRDRLALSLKENSRLENELLENAEKLAEYENLTNKLQRNLENVLAEKFGDLDPSSAEFFLQEERLTQMRNEYEQQCRVLQDQVDELQSELEEFRTQGKVLRLPLKNSLLEELDANGACIEPDQGLSSEECNPLNMSIEAELVIEQMKEQHHRDLCRLRLELEDKVHHYEKQLDETKVAYEKEQENMKQKYENEVHVLEKQLSDLKSELAELQGQAVVLKEAQDTTICRHEDEKKQLQRKWEEEKTHLQEKLRLEHELELKAHLEQAEESFNREREGLIQNGAWTEEKVRGLTQELEQFHQEQLKSLMEKHTLEKEELRKELLEKHQRELQEGREKMETECNRRTCQIEAQFQADCQKVTERCENALRSLEGCYRQQLKELLEQQCEERSQWEFEKDELTQECAEAQEQLKETLQREKATSLVLTQEREMLEKTYKEHLNSMVVEREQLLKDLEDLRNVSASQQSLLSDQILELKSSRERELRDGEPVPGRAGTSEPLASQQLEKLTTERDWERQEMASKLQAMENVHRVTCEKADRERAEMSTEISRLQNKIKEMQQVACPSSRRETGCQAAGEEEADGSGAMSLLQQGKQLLEENGDVLLSLQRAHERAVKENVKMAAEISRLRQKLQTLEPGSVTSSCSEEPATGLFGNSVERTEPFLLQNQMKQVEGVSPQCVLSDLPDDETQDLGSPGTSSAQRQEVKMQESEASMESFSELENSEGTRTETWDLQNQICQLKEQLTILRADCSRASEKKQDLLFDVCVLKKKLKMLERIPEASPKYKLLYEDASRENDCLQEELRVIELRYDEALESNKELASEVFKLQDELQKAAEVTDAFLSLEKSYEEVKRENEELHVLVLRLRGKLEKLQASVGLRRDGFSSREAPFAALGVLPDGKVLELHQTPEERAAKVTDVHHVIEERYQENQYLEQENTQLLERVQAREISWLRRTIRTRRERPGVQSPVIPEEEDAALLGLQDRHLQRQATLAELELEKEKLQELTRKLRERVTAVVRQKDAPCQGENEEELKAMMHDLQSTCSEMQQKVELLRYESEKLQEENSILRNEITTLNEEDSNSNLKLGKLNESQEEMWQKIETVKQEKAAVQKVVESLKKQISELKTKNQELDLENSELSQKNSQNEKELQELHERLAEMLCQEEEESGPSAFEEWKQRESHLKEELEQCRAQSSTLVSSLEAELSEVKIQTHIVEQENLLLKDELEQMKQLHRCPELSDFQQKLSSVLSYNEKLLKEKEALSEELNSCVDKLAKSSLLEHRIATMKQEQKSWEHQSETLKSQLVASQEKVQSLEDTLQNVNLQMSLIKADLRVTQQEKEALKQEVMSLYKQLQNAGDKNRGPETATQPPGFHTKQPKLTWDKMDHLIKEEQQLLRQENERLQTVVRNTRAELTHSRDKVRQLESNLLPPKHQKHLNPSGTVKPTEQEKLSLKRECEQFQKEQSPTNKKVSQMNSLERELETIHLENEGLKKKQVKLDEQLMEKSVVGTSREGCSSLPEIVCEEAAPEVHCDA